The Salvelinus alpinus chromosome 21, SLU_Salpinus.1, whole genome shotgun sequence genome has a segment encoding these proteins:
- the LOC139548387 gene encoding SH2B adapter protein 2 isoform X3 — protein sequence MLPTDKGKITHAAYRQRENNSCCLQTKGKEGGRTHRNSLSQVGWHGPVMNSAAVPGSPEFSSCPLPDWREFCELHARASAADFAHKFRRFLSENPCYDSPGADSSFSQHFARHFLECFSAAVTQARDHQASLLPGDDDSNAPPKYSIVPFLGIQGCPLPYGHNDLYQRRKEAGASSESLDSMDSGGLGLEGIGSSSSMAMATSRTPQPAHKPSALGQSRSSEDVSVEHPKARFKKGFSLRNMSLCVVDGVKEIWHRHASPEPDPVGGVRRAGGGGEPGGERWSQRLRLPRGSQGHKAELLEIQREGALRYMVADDTNCIGVPQWQKCRLLLRKTRRDEGGDKFLLEFYVPPKSSKPKVSIPLSAIVEVRTTMPLEMPDKDNTFVLKVRVENGGEYILETIDSLQKTSWVADIQDCMDPGGDDIELASCPHGQASKEFSMVSSCSCELLSEGVHRTPERSCGSATTELYSAPSVRCRELPFTQHPSHVPLERFLQPPEAHGKSPTAGVLGDGATEAEADPSLAEYPWFHGTLSRVRAAQLVLAGGARSHGLFVIRQSETRPGEYVLTFNFQGKAKHLRLSVNGNGQCHVHHLWFHTVSDMLRHFHAHPIPLESGGSADITLRSYVQVQVTPTDRYPVSLYCSHTDVTVPQLPIPPRDQGCWTDPTQPTLHLPGFSQPAGPPSDTPISSSSSSSPIALPSLSRGEPGSGGGGGGEGLVSRSNSSERLLDPSSGASEDYQETDGTRRARAVENQYSFY from the exons ATGCTGCCTACAGACAAAGGGAAAATAACTCATGCTGCCTACAGACAAAGGGAAAATAACTCATGCTGCCTACAGACAAAGGGAAAAGAGGGAGGTAGAACTCACCGGAACAG cctctcccaGGTGGGTTGGCATGGCCCAGTGATGAACAGTGCGGCGGTGCCCGGCAGCCCGGAGTTCTCCTCATGCCCGCTGCCCGACTGGCGAGAGTTCTGCGAGCTCCATGCCCGTGCCTCCGCCGCCGACTTTGCCCACAAGTTCCGCCGCTTCTTGTCAGAGAACCCGTGCTACGACTCCCCGGGCGCCGACAGCAGCTTCTCGCAGCACTTCGCCAGACACTTCCTGGAGTGTTTCTCTGCTGCTGTTACCCAGGCCAGGGACCACCAGGCCTCGCTCTTGCCAGGGGACGACGACTCCAACGCTCCCCCCAAATACAGCATTGTTCCCTTCCTGGGCATCCAGGGCTGCCCCTTGCCCTACGGACACAACGACCTCTACCAGCGGCGCAAGGAAGCCGGTGCCTCCAGCGAGTCCCTGGACAGTATGGACAGTGGAGGTTTAGGACTAGAAGGGATAGGAAGTTCCTCCTCCATGGCAATGGCCACCTCGCGCACCCCTCAGCCCGCCCACAAGCCCTCTGCTCTGGGCCAGTCACGCAGCTCAGAGGACGTGTCAGTGGAACACCCCAAGGCCCGTTTCAAGAAGGGATTCTCTCTGAGGAACATGAGTCTGTGTGTGGTGGACGGGGTGAAGGAGATCTGGCACCGCCACGCctcccctgaaccagaccctgtCGGAGGGGTTAGACGGGCCGGAGGAGGAGGGGAGCCAGGGGGGGAGAGATGGTCCCAGAGACTGCGTCTTCCCAGGGGGTCTCAGGGGCACAAGGCTGAGCTGCtggagatccagagagagggggcTCTGCGTTACATGGTAGCTGATGATACTAACTGTATAGGGGTGCCTCAGTGGCAGAAGTGTCGGTTGCTGCTGAGGAAGACCAGGAGGGACGAAGGGGGTGACAAGTTCCTGTTGGAGTTCTATGTGCCACCCAAG TCGTCAAAGCCCAAGGTGAGCATCCCTCTGTCTGCCATCGTGGAGGTGAGGACCACCATGCCCCTGGAGATGCCTGACAAAGACAATACCTTCGTCCTGAAGGTAAGG GTGGAAAATGGAGGTGAATATATCCTGGAGACCATCGACTCGCTGCAGAAAACCTCCTGGGTTGCTGACATCCAGGACTGCATGGACCCTGG TGGAGATGACATTGAGCTGGCGTCATGTCCCCACGGCCAGGCGTCTAAAGAGTTCTCCATGGTGTCCTCCTGCAGCTGTGAGCTTCTGTCAGAGG GTGTTCATCGTACCCCTGAGAGATCCTGTGGATCAGCAACAACAGAACTGTATAGCGCCCCCTCTGTCCGCTGCAGAGAACTACCCTTCACCCAGCACCCTTCCCATGTCCCCCTGGAGCGCTTCCTCCAGCCCCCAGAGGCCCATGGGAAAAGCCCCACAGCAG GGGTTCTAGGTGACGGGGCGACTGAGGCGGAGGCGGACCCCAGCCTGGCGGAGTACCCATGGTTCCACGGGACATTGTCACGTGTGCGTGCTGCCCAACTGGTGCTGGCGGGCGGAGCTAGGAGCCACGGGCTGTTTGTGATTCGCCAAAGCGAGACGCGCCCGGGAGAGTACGTCCTCACCTTTAACTTCCAGGGCAAAGCTAAG CACCTGCGTCTGTCGGTGAATGGTAACGGCCAGTGTCATGTCCATCATCTGTGGTTCCACACCGTGTCAGATATGCTCAGGCATTTCCACGCCCACCCCATCCCTCTGGAGTCAGGGGGCTCCGCTGACATCACACTGCGTTCCTACGTACAAGTACAGGTTACccccacag ACAGATATCCCgtctctctctactgctctcaCACAGATGTGACCGTGCCTCAGCTCCCCATCCCACCCAGGGACCAAGGCTGCTGGACTGACCCGACCCAGCCAACCCTTCACCTCCCTGGGTTCTCGCAGCCGGCAGGGCCCCCCTCCGACACCCCGATCTCATCCAGCTCCTCATCCTCGCCCATcgcccttccttccctctcccgtGGTGAGCCAGgcagcggaggaggaggaggcggcgAGGGGCTGGTTAGCAGGAGCAACAGCTCAGAACGTCTGCTAGATCCCTCTAGTGGTGCCTCGGAGGACTACCAAGAGACAGACGGAACACGCAGGGCCAGAGCTGTGGAGAACCAGTACTCCTTCTACTGA
- the LOC139548387 gene encoding SH2B adapter protein 2 isoform X4, with amino-acid sequence MLPTDKGKITHAAYRQRENNSCCLQTKGKEGGRTHRNSLSQVGWHGPVMNSAAVPGSPEFSSCPLPDWREFCELHARASAADFAHKFRRFLSENPCYDSPGADSSFSQHFARHFLECFSAAVTQARDHQASLLPGDDDSNAPPKYSIVPFLGIQGCPLPYGHNDLYQRRKEAGASSESLDSMDSGGLGLEGIGSSSSMAMATSRTPQPAHKPSALGQSRSSEDVSVEHPKARFKKGFSLRNMSLCVVDGVKEIWHRHASPEPDPVGGVRRAGGGGEPGGERWSQRLRLPRGSQGHKAELLEIQREGALRYMVADDTNCIGVPQWQKCRLLLRKTRRDEGGDKFLLEFYVPPKSSKPKVSIPLSAIVEVRTTMPLEMPDKDNTFVLKVENGGEYILETIDSLQKTSWVADIQDCMDPGGDDIELASCPHGQASKEFSMVSSCSCELLSEGVHRTPERSCGSATTELYSAPSVRCRELPFTQHPSHVPLERFLQPPEAHGKSPTAGVLGDGATEAEADPSLAEYPWFHGTLSRVRAAQLVLAGGARSHGLFVIRQSETRPGEYVLTFNFQGKAKHLRLSVNGNGQCHVHHLWFHTVSDMLRHFHAHPIPLESGGSADITLRSYVQVQVTPTDRYPVSLYCSHTDVTVPQLPIPPRDQGCWTDPTQPTLHLPGFSQPAGPPSDTPISSSSSSSPIALPSLSRGEPGSGGGGGGEGLVSRSNSSERLLDPSSGASEDYQETDGTRRARAVENQYSFY; translated from the exons ATGCTGCCTACAGACAAAGGGAAAATAACTCATGCTGCCTACAGACAAAGGGAAAATAACTCATGCTGCCTACAGACAAAGGGAAAAGAGGGAGGTAGAACTCACCGGAACAG cctctcccaGGTGGGTTGGCATGGCCCAGTGATGAACAGTGCGGCGGTGCCCGGCAGCCCGGAGTTCTCCTCATGCCCGCTGCCCGACTGGCGAGAGTTCTGCGAGCTCCATGCCCGTGCCTCCGCCGCCGACTTTGCCCACAAGTTCCGCCGCTTCTTGTCAGAGAACCCGTGCTACGACTCCCCGGGCGCCGACAGCAGCTTCTCGCAGCACTTCGCCAGACACTTCCTGGAGTGTTTCTCTGCTGCTGTTACCCAGGCCAGGGACCACCAGGCCTCGCTCTTGCCAGGGGACGACGACTCCAACGCTCCCCCCAAATACAGCATTGTTCCCTTCCTGGGCATCCAGGGCTGCCCCTTGCCCTACGGACACAACGACCTCTACCAGCGGCGCAAGGAAGCCGGTGCCTCCAGCGAGTCCCTGGACAGTATGGACAGTGGAGGTTTAGGACTAGAAGGGATAGGAAGTTCCTCCTCCATGGCAATGGCCACCTCGCGCACCCCTCAGCCCGCCCACAAGCCCTCTGCTCTGGGCCAGTCACGCAGCTCAGAGGACGTGTCAGTGGAACACCCCAAGGCCCGTTTCAAGAAGGGATTCTCTCTGAGGAACATGAGTCTGTGTGTGGTGGACGGGGTGAAGGAGATCTGGCACCGCCACGCctcccctgaaccagaccctgtCGGAGGGGTTAGACGGGCCGGAGGAGGAGGGGAGCCAGGGGGGGAGAGATGGTCCCAGAGACTGCGTCTTCCCAGGGGGTCTCAGGGGCACAAGGCTGAGCTGCtggagatccagagagagggggcTCTGCGTTACATGGTAGCTGATGATACTAACTGTATAGGGGTGCCTCAGTGGCAGAAGTGTCGGTTGCTGCTGAGGAAGACCAGGAGGGACGAAGGGGGTGACAAGTTCCTGTTGGAGTTCTATGTGCCACCCAAG TCGTCAAAGCCCAAGGTGAGCATCCCTCTGTCTGCCATCGTGGAGGTGAGGACCACCATGCCCCTGGAGATGCCTGACAAAGACAATACCTTCGTCCTGAAG GTGGAAAATGGAGGTGAATATATCCTGGAGACCATCGACTCGCTGCAGAAAACCTCCTGGGTTGCTGACATCCAGGACTGCATGGACCCTGG TGGAGATGACATTGAGCTGGCGTCATGTCCCCACGGCCAGGCGTCTAAAGAGTTCTCCATGGTGTCCTCCTGCAGCTGTGAGCTTCTGTCAGAGG GTGTTCATCGTACCCCTGAGAGATCCTGTGGATCAGCAACAACAGAACTGTATAGCGCCCCCTCTGTCCGCTGCAGAGAACTACCCTTCACCCAGCACCCTTCCCATGTCCCCCTGGAGCGCTTCCTCCAGCCCCCAGAGGCCCATGGGAAAAGCCCCACAGCAG GGGTTCTAGGTGACGGGGCGACTGAGGCGGAGGCGGACCCCAGCCTGGCGGAGTACCCATGGTTCCACGGGACATTGTCACGTGTGCGTGCTGCCCAACTGGTGCTGGCGGGCGGAGCTAGGAGCCACGGGCTGTTTGTGATTCGCCAAAGCGAGACGCGCCCGGGAGAGTACGTCCTCACCTTTAACTTCCAGGGCAAAGCTAAG CACCTGCGTCTGTCGGTGAATGGTAACGGCCAGTGTCATGTCCATCATCTGTGGTTCCACACCGTGTCAGATATGCTCAGGCATTTCCACGCCCACCCCATCCCTCTGGAGTCAGGGGGCTCCGCTGACATCACACTGCGTTCCTACGTACAAGTACAGGTTACccccacag ACAGATATCCCgtctctctctactgctctcaCACAGATGTGACCGTGCCTCAGCTCCCCATCCCACCCAGGGACCAAGGCTGCTGGACTGACCCGACCCAGCCAACCCTTCACCTCCCTGGGTTCTCGCAGCCGGCAGGGCCCCCCTCCGACACCCCGATCTCATCCAGCTCCTCATCCTCGCCCATcgcccttccttccctctcccgtGGTGAGCCAGgcagcggaggaggaggaggcggcgAGGGGCTGGTTAGCAGGAGCAACAGCTCAGAACGTCTGCTAGATCCCTCTAGTGGTGCCTCGGAGGACTACCAAGAGACAGACGGAACACGCAGGGCCAGAGCTGTGGAGAACCAGTACTCCTTCTACTGA
- the LOC139548387 gene encoding SH2B adapter protein 2 isoform X1, whose protein sequence is MLPTDKGKITHAAYRQRENNSCCLQTKGKEGGRTHRNSLSQVGWHGPVMNSAAVPGSPEFSSCPLPDWREFCELHARASAADFAHKFRRFLSENPCYDSPGADSSFSQHFARHFLECFSAAVTQARDHQASLLPGDDDSNAPPKYSIVPFLGIQGCPLPYGHNDLYQRRKEAGASSESLDSMDSGGLGLEGIGSSSSMAMATSRTPQPAHKPSALGQSRSSEDVSVEHPKARFKKGFSLRNMSLCVVDGVKEIWHRHASPEPDPVGGVRRAGGGGEPGGERWSQRLRLPRGSQGHKAELLEIQREGALRYMVADDTNCIGVPQWQKCRLLLRKTRRDEGGDKFLLEFYVPPKSSKPKVSIPLSAIVEVRTTMPLEMPDKDNTFVLKVRVENGGEYILETIDSLQKTSWVADIQDCMDPGDSGDDIELASCPHGQASKEFSMVSSCSCELLSEGVHRTPERSCGSATTELYSAPSVRCRELPFTQHPSHVPLERFLQPPEAHGKSPTAGVLGDGATEAEADPSLAEYPWFHGTLSRVRAAQLVLAGGARSHGLFVIRQSETRPGEYVLTFNFQGKAKHLRLSVNGNGQCHVHHLWFHTVSDMLRHFHAHPIPLESGGSADITLRSYVQVQVTPTDRYPVSLYCSHTDVTVPQLPIPPRDQGCWTDPTQPTLHLPGFSQPAGPPSDTPISSSSSSSPIALPSLSRGEPGSGGGGGGEGLVSRSNSSERLLDPSSGASEDYQETDGTRRARAVENQYSFY, encoded by the exons ATGCTGCCTACAGACAAAGGGAAAATAACTCATGCTGCCTACAGACAAAGGGAAAATAACTCATGCTGCCTACAGACAAAGGGAAAAGAGGGAGGTAGAACTCACCGGAACAG cctctcccaGGTGGGTTGGCATGGCCCAGTGATGAACAGTGCGGCGGTGCCCGGCAGCCCGGAGTTCTCCTCATGCCCGCTGCCCGACTGGCGAGAGTTCTGCGAGCTCCATGCCCGTGCCTCCGCCGCCGACTTTGCCCACAAGTTCCGCCGCTTCTTGTCAGAGAACCCGTGCTACGACTCCCCGGGCGCCGACAGCAGCTTCTCGCAGCACTTCGCCAGACACTTCCTGGAGTGTTTCTCTGCTGCTGTTACCCAGGCCAGGGACCACCAGGCCTCGCTCTTGCCAGGGGACGACGACTCCAACGCTCCCCCCAAATACAGCATTGTTCCCTTCCTGGGCATCCAGGGCTGCCCCTTGCCCTACGGACACAACGACCTCTACCAGCGGCGCAAGGAAGCCGGTGCCTCCAGCGAGTCCCTGGACAGTATGGACAGTGGAGGTTTAGGACTAGAAGGGATAGGAAGTTCCTCCTCCATGGCAATGGCCACCTCGCGCACCCCTCAGCCCGCCCACAAGCCCTCTGCTCTGGGCCAGTCACGCAGCTCAGAGGACGTGTCAGTGGAACACCCCAAGGCCCGTTTCAAGAAGGGATTCTCTCTGAGGAACATGAGTCTGTGTGTGGTGGACGGGGTGAAGGAGATCTGGCACCGCCACGCctcccctgaaccagaccctgtCGGAGGGGTTAGACGGGCCGGAGGAGGAGGGGAGCCAGGGGGGGAGAGATGGTCCCAGAGACTGCGTCTTCCCAGGGGGTCTCAGGGGCACAAGGCTGAGCTGCtggagatccagagagagggggcTCTGCGTTACATGGTAGCTGATGATACTAACTGTATAGGGGTGCCTCAGTGGCAGAAGTGTCGGTTGCTGCTGAGGAAGACCAGGAGGGACGAAGGGGGTGACAAGTTCCTGTTGGAGTTCTATGTGCCACCCAAG TCGTCAAAGCCCAAGGTGAGCATCCCTCTGTCTGCCATCGTGGAGGTGAGGACCACCATGCCCCTGGAGATGCCTGACAAAGACAATACCTTCGTCCTGAAGGTAAGG GTGGAAAATGGAGGTGAATATATCCTGGAGACCATCGACTCGCTGCAGAAAACCTCCTGGGTTGCTGACATCCAGGACTGCATGGACCCTGG ggACAGTGGAGATGACATTGAGCTGGCGTCATGTCCCCACGGCCAGGCGTCTAAAGAGTTCTCCATGGTGTCCTCCTGCAGCTGTGAGCTTCTGTCAGAGG GTGTTCATCGTACCCCTGAGAGATCCTGTGGATCAGCAACAACAGAACTGTATAGCGCCCCCTCTGTCCGCTGCAGAGAACTACCCTTCACCCAGCACCCTTCCCATGTCCCCCTGGAGCGCTTCCTCCAGCCCCCAGAGGCCCATGGGAAAAGCCCCACAGCAG GGGTTCTAGGTGACGGGGCGACTGAGGCGGAGGCGGACCCCAGCCTGGCGGAGTACCCATGGTTCCACGGGACATTGTCACGTGTGCGTGCTGCCCAACTGGTGCTGGCGGGCGGAGCTAGGAGCCACGGGCTGTTTGTGATTCGCCAAAGCGAGACGCGCCCGGGAGAGTACGTCCTCACCTTTAACTTCCAGGGCAAAGCTAAG CACCTGCGTCTGTCGGTGAATGGTAACGGCCAGTGTCATGTCCATCATCTGTGGTTCCACACCGTGTCAGATATGCTCAGGCATTTCCACGCCCACCCCATCCCTCTGGAGTCAGGGGGCTCCGCTGACATCACACTGCGTTCCTACGTACAAGTACAGGTTACccccacag ACAGATATCCCgtctctctctactgctctcaCACAGATGTGACCGTGCCTCAGCTCCCCATCCCACCCAGGGACCAAGGCTGCTGGACTGACCCGACCCAGCCAACCCTTCACCTCCCTGGGTTCTCGCAGCCGGCAGGGCCCCCCTCCGACACCCCGATCTCATCCAGCTCCTCATCCTCGCCCATcgcccttccttccctctcccgtGGTGAGCCAGgcagcggaggaggaggaggcggcgAGGGGCTGGTTAGCAGGAGCAACAGCTCAGAACGTCTGCTAGATCCCTCTAGTGGTGCCTCGGAGGACTACCAAGAGACAGACGGAACACGCAGGGCCAGAGCTGTGGAGAACCAGTACTCCTTCTACTGA
- the LOC139548387 gene encoding SH2B adapter protein 2 isoform X2: MLPTDKGKITHAAYRQRENNSCCLQTKGKEGGRTHRNSLSQVGWHGPVMNSAAVPGSPEFSSCPLPDWREFCELHARASAADFAHKFRRFLSENPCYDSPGADSSFSQHFARHFLECFSAAVTQARDHQASLLPGDDDSNAPPKYSIVPFLGIQGCPLPYGHNDLYQRRKEAGASSESLDSMDSGGLGLEGIGSSSSMAMATSRTPQPAHKPSALGQSRSSEDVSVEHPKARFKKGFSLRNMSLCVVDGVKEIWHRHASPEPDPVGGVRRAGGGGEPGGERWSQRLRLPRGSQGHKAELLEIQREGALRYMVADDTNCIGVPQWQKCRLLLRKTRRDEGGDKFLLEFYVPPKSSKPKVSIPLSAIVEVRTTMPLEMPDKDNTFVLKVENGGEYILETIDSLQKTSWVADIQDCMDPGDSGDDIELASCPHGQASKEFSMVSSCSCELLSEGVHRTPERSCGSATTELYSAPSVRCRELPFTQHPSHVPLERFLQPPEAHGKSPTAGVLGDGATEAEADPSLAEYPWFHGTLSRVRAAQLVLAGGARSHGLFVIRQSETRPGEYVLTFNFQGKAKHLRLSVNGNGQCHVHHLWFHTVSDMLRHFHAHPIPLESGGSADITLRSYVQVQVTPTDRYPVSLYCSHTDVTVPQLPIPPRDQGCWTDPTQPTLHLPGFSQPAGPPSDTPISSSSSSSPIALPSLSRGEPGSGGGGGGEGLVSRSNSSERLLDPSSGASEDYQETDGTRRARAVENQYSFY; this comes from the exons ATGCTGCCTACAGACAAAGGGAAAATAACTCATGCTGCCTACAGACAAAGGGAAAATAACTCATGCTGCCTACAGACAAAGGGAAAAGAGGGAGGTAGAACTCACCGGAACAG cctctcccaGGTGGGTTGGCATGGCCCAGTGATGAACAGTGCGGCGGTGCCCGGCAGCCCGGAGTTCTCCTCATGCCCGCTGCCCGACTGGCGAGAGTTCTGCGAGCTCCATGCCCGTGCCTCCGCCGCCGACTTTGCCCACAAGTTCCGCCGCTTCTTGTCAGAGAACCCGTGCTACGACTCCCCGGGCGCCGACAGCAGCTTCTCGCAGCACTTCGCCAGACACTTCCTGGAGTGTTTCTCTGCTGCTGTTACCCAGGCCAGGGACCACCAGGCCTCGCTCTTGCCAGGGGACGACGACTCCAACGCTCCCCCCAAATACAGCATTGTTCCCTTCCTGGGCATCCAGGGCTGCCCCTTGCCCTACGGACACAACGACCTCTACCAGCGGCGCAAGGAAGCCGGTGCCTCCAGCGAGTCCCTGGACAGTATGGACAGTGGAGGTTTAGGACTAGAAGGGATAGGAAGTTCCTCCTCCATGGCAATGGCCACCTCGCGCACCCCTCAGCCCGCCCACAAGCCCTCTGCTCTGGGCCAGTCACGCAGCTCAGAGGACGTGTCAGTGGAACACCCCAAGGCCCGTTTCAAGAAGGGATTCTCTCTGAGGAACATGAGTCTGTGTGTGGTGGACGGGGTGAAGGAGATCTGGCACCGCCACGCctcccctgaaccagaccctgtCGGAGGGGTTAGACGGGCCGGAGGAGGAGGGGAGCCAGGGGGGGAGAGATGGTCCCAGAGACTGCGTCTTCCCAGGGGGTCTCAGGGGCACAAGGCTGAGCTGCtggagatccagagagagggggcTCTGCGTTACATGGTAGCTGATGATACTAACTGTATAGGGGTGCCTCAGTGGCAGAAGTGTCGGTTGCTGCTGAGGAAGACCAGGAGGGACGAAGGGGGTGACAAGTTCCTGTTGGAGTTCTATGTGCCACCCAAG TCGTCAAAGCCCAAGGTGAGCATCCCTCTGTCTGCCATCGTGGAGGTGAGGACCACCATGCCCCTGGAGATGCCTGACAAAGACAATACCTTCGTCCTGAAG GTGGAAAATGGAGGTGAATATATCCTGGAGACCATCGACTCGCTGCAGAAAACCTCCTGGGTTGCTGACATCCAGGACTGCATGGACCCTGG ggACAGTGGAGATGACATTGAGCTGGCGTCATGTCCCCACGGCCAGGCGTCTAAAGAGTTCTCCATGGTGTCCTCCTGCAGCTGTGAGCTTCTGTCAGAGG GTGTTCATCGTACCCCTGAGAGATCCTGTGGATCAGCAACAACAGAACTGTATAGCGCCCCCTCTGTCCGCTGCAGAGAACTACCCTTCACCCAGCACCCTTCCCATGTCCCCCTGGAGCGCTTCCTCCAGCCCCCAGAGGCCCATGGGAAAAGCCCCACAGCAG GGGTTCTAGGTGACGGGGCGACTGAGGCGGAGGCGGACCCCAGCCTGGCGGAGTACCCATGGTTCCACGGGACATTGTCACGTGTGCGTGCTGCCCAACTGGTGCTGGCGGGCGGAGCTAGGAGCCACGGGCTGTTTGTGATTCGCCAAAGCGAGACGCGCCCGGGAGAGTACGTCCTCACCTTTAACTTCCAGGGCAAAGCTAAG CACCTGCGTCTGTCGGTGAATGGTAACGGCCAGTGTCATGTCCATCATCTGTGGTTCCACACCGTGTCAGATATGCTCAGGCATTTCCACGCCCACCCCATCCCTCTGGAGTCAGGGGGCTCCGCTGACATCACACTGCGTTCCTACGTACAAGTACAGGTTACccccacag ACAGATATCCCgtctctctctactgctctcaCACAGATGTGACCGTGCCTCAGCTCCCCATCCCACCCAGGGACCAAGGCTGCTGGACTGACCCGACCCAGCCAACCCTTCACCTCCCTGGGTTCTCGCAGCCGGCAGGGCCCCCCTCCGACACCCCGATCTCATCCAGCTCCTCATCCTCGCCCATcgcccttccttccctctcccgtGGTGAGCCAGgcagcggaggaggaggaggcggcgAGGGGCTGGTTAGCAGGAGCAACAGCTCAGAACGTCTGCTAGATCCCTCTAGTGGTGCCTCGGAGGACTACCAAGAGACAGACGGAACACGCAGGGCCAGAGCTGTGGAGAACCAGTACTCCTTCTACTGA